DNA sequence from the Thiohalospira halophila DSM 15071 genome:
TTCGGCGGTCAAGGGCACTATGCGGCCGCTGCTCGTTGTAGAAGCGGAAGTAGCGGTGCAGGCCGGCTTCCAGCTCGGCGGGCGTCTCGTAGCCCCGCAGGTAGATGTCCTCGTACTTCACGGTCCGCCACAGCCGCTCCACGAAGACATTGTCCAGCGCCCGGCCACGGCCATCCATGCTGATGAGCACACCCTGCTGCCGGAGCCGCTGCGTCCACTCGGTA
Encoded proteins:
- a CDS encoding integrase core domain-containing protein, which gives rise to TEWTQRLRQQGVLISMDGRGRALDNVFVERLWRTVKYEDIYLRGYETPAELEAGLHRYFRFYNEQRPHSALDRRTPAEVHWTSQPDP